In one Neobacillus sp. WH10 genomic region, the following are encoded:
- a CDS encoding VOC family protein gives MKLKKIHHIAVICSDYQKSKDFYVRVLGLTPAREVYREERDSYKLDLEVGGHYQIELFSFPNPPARLSYPEAAGLRHIAFEVDGIEEAVKELENHHITVEAIRVDSITSKKFTFFTDPDGLPIELYER, from the coding sequence ATGAAGTTAAAGAAAATTCATCATATTGCTGTTATTTGTTCGGATTATCAAAAATCAAAGGATTTCTATGTTCGGGTTCTTGGACTGACGCCAGCGCGTGAAGTTTATCGCGAGGAAAGGGATTCCTATAAGCTTGATTTGGAAGTTGGAGGACATTATCAAATTGAGTTGTTTTCGTTCCCGAATCCGCCAGCACGGCTAAGCTATCCGGAAGCAGCTGGATTAAGACATATTGCCTTTGAGGTGGATGGTATTGAAGAAGCAGTGAAAGAGTTAGAGAATCACCACATAACGGTTGAAGCCATCCGTGTTGATTCGATAACAAGCAAGAAATTCACTTTCTTTACCGATCCAGATGGGCTCCCAATTGAGCTATACGAGAGATAG